The Chryseolinea soli nucleotide sequence ATCCCTGCGATCAGTACGGCGTTACTGGGAATCTATGCCGGCAATCTTTTGAAGTATGGAGCCCAGACAGCAACGCGAAAGGCGCTGCAGCTGTTGATCATGGGAGTTGCTTCGCTTCTTCTTGCACAGATCTGGAACCTGGTGTTCCCCATCAACAAAAACCTGTGGTCCAGTTCGTTCGTGTTGCACGTCGGTGGATTAAGCTTGATGCTGTTGTCGCTCTTCTATTACATCATCGACATCAAAGGCATAAAAAAATGGGCCTTCTTCTTCAGCATCATCGGCATGAACTCCATTCTTATCTACATGTCGGGAGATTTTATTAACTGGGATTACACCACCCGATCGATCTTTGGATGGCTGCTGCAACTCGCGGGCGACCCTTGGAATCTGCTGGTGTATGCGATTTGTTATCTCGTGGCGGAGTGGGTGTTTTTGTATTTCTTGTATCGGAAGAATGTGTTTCTGAGGGTATAGGTATACGGCAACAGGTGAGCGGCCGTTTTGGACCAATGCATTACGCACAAATTGCCCCGTTTTTCAGAGGAGAAAAACAACACCTTATATGTTGATCGCTCCATACAGTTTATTATATAAAAACTCCCTTGGGTTTACCCTCGCCATAAGGTCAAATTCCTTGTTGGTTAAACTGTCAGCGAGATCTGCCATTAACGTTCTTTCGGATTTATACTTTTGTACCATATAGTAATCCGTCCCAAACAATACTCTCGTCTTTAATCTAGGGTTCAGCAATGTTTGTTTAAGTAAGGGGCGAATGTCCGGGTTGTGTAAAATATAGCTCACATCAGCATAGATATTCGGGAATTGTAGCATCAGGCTGCAAATAACAGAATACCAGTCGCCATATCTCCAGATTTGTGCAAGTCTTCCCGGCCTTGTTTCTCCTTCCTTGTTGCTTAAAAATGACATCCCCATGTTAGGGTTCCTAAGCAGTTCAGAGGCAAAATTATCGTTATCCTTTCTAATAAAACGAATCCATTCATCATCACCTCCAAAATGACCGAAACATAACTTTAAATGGTTGAGATCATGCTTCAGAGGGGTTTTTGAGTTGGTATAACCAAATATTTCACGAATGCGGGGATCTCTTGAATTACTTACCAGTTGACGTAACAATAACTCCTCAAGCAAGCACAAGTAATTTAGCGGATGCGTAAAATTGCTTGTAAATTCCCTGTTGCTTATTTCTTGCATTAATAAGGGCTTATAATAATCTCCACGTACCTGTTCTACAAATACCGGATGCCGATCCCATTCCAATCTTTTAGTCCCCCTGTAGTATAGTACCCCTTTGCTGCAATCTGTCATTATGGGTATTGCATTATCAGCGGCATATTTCCAGAGCGGAAGTAATCTTTCATCAAACGGATAATAACCAAGTGCGGGGGATATCTTAAATCCGCTAAATCGGAACTCCTCAATATACTTTCGGATAAAACAGTCTCGAAGAACCAAAGCACCATCTATTACATCATAGTCAAACTGGTCCGGTTCCGCGGCTATTCTTCTTGGATCGGCAAAGACGAAAGGATAGATTGCATCGCGGAACCTTTCCTTAATCGCAGCCAATTCATCCATTTGCCGGTGATAACTAGCATGGTGTTTTAAGCCGCCCGCCCCCATGTATGCCATATCCATCGGGAGTACCACAAATCCTGTGCCTTCAGGGTATTGGTGTTGCAGGAGACGAAACAGAGTTTCTTGTTTGATATAGGAAAAGCGTCCTAGATAGAGATATCGTTGTATTAGCTCTTTGACTTCCCTTTCTGGCAAGATGGCCAACAGTGACCATAGCTTTTCTAGAACGGCAACTGCCATGTTTCTGATTGATTTGAAGAGGAGCAAAAGAATAATGATTGCTAAAATTTTCCCGGGGCCAGTTTGCGGAATAACTATAAGATGGTGTTCCCAAGACCATTTCCGCAGCTGTTCAAACTCCGGTGTCGAGGGTAACAGAACAAAAAAAATCTGGATAGCAATTAATAGCCCTATATACGGGCCCAATCCAGAACGTTCGATGGGCCGGCGGATTCGGTATATTATTTCGCTTGCCTTCCTATACCACCTTTGATAGTGCCAGCGATATGGATATGCGTAATAAGTCCGAAAAATCATTGTCGAAAGAGAAAACGGAAATAAAAAATACAATGGAAATGGCAATAATGACTTGGCTAAAAAAGGCGGGACATGATCAGCCGTATAGATTTGTGTGTGACAATTGATGATCGGCTTTATTAAATAGGTTAAGTCTGTTACCGACAAATCGTATATATCAGCCAAGGTATCGAGCATCTTGGAAGTATACCGGTCGAGATCAACGGCATGCACGATCCTTGGAATATTAATTTCAATGGTAGGGTTAAACCCTAAAAAGTCGGGTGAATTGAATTGAACAGCGCCGGATTCCGTTGTACTTTCAATCCATCCTTTCTTCCTAAGAAATTTTACGATGTCCTCAACAGTCATTATTTAAAGAATTGCTCGTATAATTTGGGCCATGTATCTCTTAAAAAACGATTTTGTTTGGAGATGGTGATTCTGATGCTACTTCTATTGGACGTCTCTCTTTCTTCTTGCGCAGGTCTGTACCAGTACGCCCTGTGTCTTAACATCAAGTTCATTTCATCCACTTCTACCCAATCATGGGTTGCCTGAGGCAAAATGAATACAACGAGAATCAAAGGTGCGGCCCCATGATCTCTGCGCATGATCAGATCATTATAGGACTTGGCTTCAAGATCAAATTGAATAGTATCCACGGATTCTATGATTCTTTTTGTAGTGGTGCTTTTTAATTGAATGTCAATATAATTTCCCGCTTGTATATATCTTTTTTCTCCGAATGCATTAGTAACAACCAAATCCCTGGAAACACTGTAGTCCACTCCCCCAGTATCAGTTGCTTTGGTCAGTTTGAACCCTTCAACGGAAGCCAGCGTTCCGATATAGTTATTGGACAGGGCTTCTTTAATTTGTTCTTCTGTCATCGAGGTAAGAGGAGAAAAGAAAGAAATGAAGTTAAAGAAAAACTGGCTATAACGAAAAAAGGACAATGCCTGGAGAAAACTTTTTTGAACAGGTATGGTAGCATTTTCCGATACCCAAGCCAAAATGGTGAAATAGGCGAAGCTGATCTTTACGGCGTTACTGCCTCCAAAACTAACCGAAATGGGTATTGTAATAACCAAAGCCAATCCTTGTATCGTTGATTTGAAGCGCTCCACCCCTTCAAAAAAAATCCCACAATCATTTATGGAAAGCCTATACCCACCGCATCCTCATGCTACCTGAACCCAAGTAGCATGATGCGAATCTTTACTATCCTCCTATTTCTAACCTGCGCCGGCTACGCGAAAGCACAATTGCGTACCCTATCAGGAAGGTTGGTTGACTCAAGCGAAAACCCATTGCCCGGCGTCAACATCCTTATCAAAGGAACGGCCATCGGCACCACAACCGATGCTAACGGATACTACTCCATCGATGTACCCGTTGGTGCCACCCTGGTATTCTCCTTTATCGGCATGAAAACCAGCGAAGTGGTCGTCACGGCCGACAATCTCAGTAAGCCCCCACAGCGCATTCCACCGGAACGAAAAAAAACCAGCACACGATCACTTTCCGCCATGCTGTTCAAAGATTCCACACAGATCAATGAACCCGGTGTGGCCGTGCTCACGGATGAAACCCCATCCTATTCCAACCGCGTGTCTATTCAGCCCGACCAGATCAAATCCATCCGGCTCTTCGGAAAGAAATATGCGATCACCACCTTCGAGTCGCAGGGTACCTCGGAGGTTGCCGGTGGGCGTCTCACCTTATCCGTTGGCCTGGAGCGCGTGAACAAGCTCCCTCACCTGCAAACCACCTTTGCACAAGGTCGGCCCGAGAATGGACAAACGATCTGGCGAGGCCCCGACCAACAGGAGATCTTTAGCTGGGGGCCGCTGATGCGAACACTGGAGTTTGATGGCAGCCATTACGCTTTCGATCGTCAGGGGCGTTTGGTCACCGCAGGAACGGGAAACGGAAGTGCCGCACAGGCCTATGATGCTTCCCCTATTTTTCGCACGGGCATGACCACGTCGGCCGAGCTCTTGCTGATGATCCCCGCATTAAAAAAAGGGATGCTTTCGCTGGACCTGGAGAACCGGACGCGGTTGGGTGTTATTCCAAACACCGATTACAAACGTCAGAATATCTCCATTGCGTTAAAACGCTTTCGTCTCACCTCCCGCACCACGATCGACGGGATGGTCACCTACAATCATTCGGCCGGAACGTTGATGAATCGTGGCGCCAACCTGGCCACCGTGATCGGTTCGATCTATCGCACCCCGGCGACGTTCGACAATACGAACGGACACGGCCGGTCGGCCCTGCACACCACCGATGCCTACCAACTTGCCGATGGCACCGCCCGAACACATGCACCGGGGGCGGTTGACAATCCCTACGGACTGCTCAGCACCTTGCCCGACCACGAACAACAAAACCGTTTCTTCTCCACCCTAACCCTGCAAAGCAGCGCCATCCGAAAAATAAATCTTACGAGCAATGCCAGTTTTGAAAAGCAGGCTAACACGATCGTGCATGGATTCCCGGTGGGCTATGCGGCCTACCCGGCGGGAAGACTTACCCACCGTGGCGACGACGAAACCGTGGCAAAAGCCTTCGTGTCTCCGGAATACACGAGTCCCAATTATGCTTTCAAGTTCTCGGCTTCGTATCAGCTCCTTTACACGCAACGTGCACTCCATCGCGAAGACGGGTTCGACTTCAATCATCAGGATATGGACCTCGAAAATGCCACGCGTAGCACACTGCTTCAACGCACGCTCTCGCGGACCCTGCAGGAAATTTCGGTAGGCGGCCAATATCGTTACCATGATTTTTTGTTGATCAAGCTCTCAGAACGGAACTACTTCTCTTCTACGGTGAGCGCCAAAAATTACACCAATCTCTTTCCTATGGCGGCGATCAGCGCCAATCTGGCTTCGCCGATCTACATGGGTGATATCAATAAGCTTGAGCCGTACGTTACCCTATCCCGCGGTTTGCATGAAGCGCCTTTGCTGTACAACAATTGGTCTTATCTCTCCACACGGCAGTCGCTGCAAAATTATAACAGCTTTTTCGAATCTACCGAGCTTTTTTTCCGGCGGGGATTGATTCCCGAAATCGAGCAAAAAATGGAGACCGGACTTTCCATGGTGCTGTTCAATTATTTCAATTTTGACTTTGCCTACTTCAACAATCTCACCAGCAACTTCATCGCACCCCAGTGGGTACAGGGACAATTTTCGCTGCAGAATGTAGCATCCATTCGAAACACCGGTGCAACGGTATCCCTAAGCTACACGAAACCGATGTATTCGTCACAAGAACTGGGATGGGGTTTCAATTTGCGCTGGAGCTCCTATCGCAATGTGACCGAAGCCTTGAATACTCCGGATGCGTTCGTTCCGCTGGCGGGCTTTGCGTCTGTGGCTTCCGTGCTGGCGGCGGGCAAACCCGTTGGGGCGATCTATGGAACAACCTATCAGCGAAACGAAAACGGGCAACTGATCATTGATAGCGAGGGATATCCCGTGATGGATCCTTCCCTCAAAATGATCGGCAATCCCATTCCCGATTGGGTGTCGAGCCTGGGCGCGCACGTGCGCTGGCGGCGCGTAACGCTTTCCGTTTTGGTAGATTACAAAAAAGGCGGCGACGCCTGGAACGGTACCGCCCGCATGCTGGATTACCTCGGGCGATCGACCACCACGGCCGACCAGCGAAACACCAGCCAGTTTGTTTTCGAAGGGGTCGATGAAAATGGTCACACCAACACAAAACCGGTCGATTTTGCCAACCCCAACCAACCCGTGGAAGCCAACCGCTGGGTGCGCCAGGGTTGGGCTGGCGTGGGTGAAGACTACATCGAAAAGACTTCCTGGCTGCGGCTGAATGAAGTAACACTATCCTATTCGACTTTGCGCACGCGAACACGCAGGTTCATTAAGGAAATGAATTTCGCACTGACGGCGAGAAATCTGTTGTTGATCACCCCCTACAAAGGCGTTGATCCGTCGTCGGCTTTATTTGGCTATAGTACCGGGGCGGGGCTCGATCTTTTCAACACCCCGGCCACACGCAGTTACAGTGCATTGATCACTTTAAAATTCTAACCATGAAACGTCTTCTTTATATCGCCCTCGTCCTGCTGGCCGGCGTCGTCTTGCAGGCATCCGACAGTGTTCCATTCCTCGAAAAGTTGAAAGCAAGCCTGCACCGCTTCAACCAACGCTATCCTGAGGAAAAGGTGTATCTCCATCTTGACAAAACATTCTATAAACCGGGTGAAGACATTTGGTTCAACGCCTTTGTGCTGGAAGCCCGCCATAACACGCCAACCCAGATCAGCGATGTGGTGTATGTAGAGCTGATCGATCCCCGCGGCAACTTGGCGTCGCGGCTGGAATTGTTTGTAAAAGATGGAACCAGCCGGGGTGATTTTAAACTCACGGACCAGGCTTCCGGCGGACTGTATACGCTCAAAGCCTATACGCAGTGGATGAAGAACGACGGTGTGGAAAATGTTTTTAGCAAAAAGATCCAGGTCCAAACCGTGATCACACCGCGCCTGTTGTTAAAACTTGATTTCGAGAAAGAAGCCTATGGACCCGGTGATGTCGTGAAGGCAAAACTCACGGCAAAAAATCTAAAGAACGAAACCGTCGCAGCGACCATAAAGTACACGGCCGCGCTCTCCGGCGAACAAGTCTTTTCTTCGGAGCTGCAGGCCAGCGAACAAGGTATCGCCACTCTTACCTTCACACTCCCCGCGGATCTCAAAACGTCCGATGGATTGCTGCAGGCGATCGTCACCGACAACGGTGTGGAAGAGTCCATCTCGCGAGCCATTCCCATCGTGCTCAACCACATCACCCTTCAATTCTTCCCCGAAGGAGGCGATCTTGTCGACGCCGTAACGAACACGGTGGCGTTTAAAGCCGTGAACGAGTTTGGAAAAGGTGCCGATGTTGCCGGGGAGATCCGCGATGAGAATGACCGGTTTGTTTGCCGTTTCGAAAGCTATCACATGGGCATGGGGACATTTTTCTTTCGTCCGGAGGCAGGAAAGCGGTATCACGCGGTGCTGAAAACGCCGGTGGGTATTGCCGCCACCACGCCGCTTCCGGCGTCGCGACCAGAAGGTTTTGCGCTTCACAAGGCCGCTCAAGATCCATCGGAAACCAGCTTTGAGATAACGGCTCCTTTCGCAACCACGGGCTATCTCGTGGGACAAGTACAAGGCGAGATCTACCACGCCGAGATGATCACGTTTCAAAAAGGGAGCAACAACATCCGGGTCAATACAAAATTGTTTCCGGCCGGTGTGGCTGTCTTCACGGTGTTTGATGCACAGGGACTGGAACAATGTGAACGCGTGGTGTTCGTTAATCCCGACCGGCAATTGTCCGTGAAGCTGACGCCTGACAAGAAACACTATCAACCCGGCGAAAAAGTTTCCCTCCACATCGAAACATCCGACGACAAGGGCCATCCCATTCCCGCAAAATTATCACTGGCCGTAGCCGACGACCAACTGATCTCGCTGGCCAACGATAAGCAGGACCATATCCTCTCCTGGTTCCTCCTCTCCTCGGAGGTGAAAGGTGAAATTCAGGAGCCGTCGTTCTATTTCGACAAAGAGGAACCAAAAGCCAGTCAGGCGTTGGATAATTTGCTGATGACACAAGGTTGGCGAAGATTCCGCTGGCACGAGCTGGATACGGAAAAGAACTTAACCTACACACCCGAAAAGGAAGGTCTCCTGTTTGGACAAGTAACCGATGCCAAGAACGGGGGCGTGGACGATGAGGTTACCCTGATAGAACTCAACAACAAACGGCGCATCATCAAGGTCCGGGCCACCGCCAACGGGAATTTCCTGTTCAAAAATACCGATGCCACCACACCGGTACTCTTGCTCACGAACAGCTCCAACCACATCATCCTGCAGAAAGAAAGTACACGTGCTGGCACCGCTTACCTGCCCATCCAGGGTGAAGCGGTCCTAGACGACGCTAAACGAAAGGAGACCATACAAGAGACCGGTATGCCAGCCGTTGTGCCGGCGCAACAAATTGGAAAAAGCGCCGGGTTGGATCTTCGTATGCAGGAAGACGTACAATCGCTGAATGAAGTGGTGGTGGTTGGATACGCTGCTTCCGAGCGAAGAGATCTTACAGGATCCGTTACCTCTGTCCAGACAAACGATTGGATTCCTTTTGTTCCGGTCATCAATATTGAAGGAGCTTTGCAAGGCCGCGTGGCGGGTCTTCAGGTTGTCCGTCAAAATGGGAATGCCGGGGCTTCTTCCAATGTACAATTGAGAGGTATCGGTTCCCTCTCGGGTGGGAACGAACCGCTCTTTGTGATCGATGGCGTGCCCGTGTCCACCAGTCTCAACGGCAATTTCGCTACCAGCGGCCTGGTGAGTCCCGATGACGTGGAGAGCATCACGGTGCTTCATTCGCCGGAGGCTTCTGCGATTTATGGCAGCCGTGCAACGAACGGCGTGATTGTGATCAACACCCGCTCCCGGCTATACTTCGGCAGCTATTCGCAGAAGAAACGACGCCAGCGGTATTCGCACGTGACGGTACAACCCCGGGCCTTTACCGCAACACGCGAATTCTATGTGCCCTTCCATTCAAAGAGAGACCAGACCGACGAGCGCCGGGATTTCCGCACCACCGTGTATTGGAATCCTTCCGTGGTCACGGATGAAAAAGGTCAAGCCACCGTTTCATTTTACAACACCGATGCCGTGAGCAGCTTCCGCATCACGGCCGAAGGAATCTCCGGTCGCGGATTGCTGGGAAGAAAAGAAGAAACCTATTTCACCCAACTCCCCTTTTCGCTCGATGCCAAGCTGCCGGAATTTATCGGGTATGAGGATACGCTCAAGATTCAAGTGCGCATAAAAAATACGACCTCTAAAGTATTGACCGGCGAGCTGGTCCTCGACCTACCCGGCGAATTGATGGCGTCAACACGAATGCTGCCGGTGAATGTTGGGGCGGCAACTACAGAAACGGTGGTGGTGACGCTCATACCGAAAGCTAAAACCGGGCGGTACCCCATCGCCATCCGCCTTATCGCCGCCAGCGGCAGACACGACGAGATCCGACAGACCTTGCAGGTTCACCCGGTAGGATTTCCGGTGCGGCTTGATTTTGGAGCGAAGACGTTGGATACGCTGGTGCGCTTCTCGGTTCACGACATAGAACAAGGATCGCTCCAGGCAACGTTCTCCGCTTTCCCCGATGTGATCAGTGATCTTTTTCACGGGGCCGAATCAATTTTGAGTGAACCGCACGGTTGCTTTGAGCAAGTGTCGTCGAGCACGTTTCCCAATATCCTTGCTTTACAGTTTATGCAGCAATCGGAAAAGATCGATCCGGCAGTGAACACACGGGCCTTGGATTTTATAAAAGACGGATACAAACGGCTCGCGGCCTACGAAATTGCCGGCGGGGGCTTTGAGTGGTTTGGCCACCCGCCCGCACACGAGGCGCTCTCGGCTTATGGGCTTGTTGAATTCTATGAGATGAAAAAAGTGTATCCCAACGTGGATGACGCGATGTTGAAACGCACGCGCGATTGGTTGTTGTCCCGGCGCGACAATAAAGGCGGATTCAAGCAAAACCGGGGCAAGTATGGATTTTCCGCGGCTCCGGCGGAAGTGAACAACGCTTACATCGTATATGCGCTCGCCCTTACCGGCACTACCGACATTCGGAAGGAATATGAAACCGCGCGCGATGAGGCTTGGAAAAGCAAAGATTCCTATCGCATGGCGCTCGTGGCCAATGCAGCATTCGCACTAAGGGCGATGGATGATTATCATCGCTTTGTGAATTACTTCCAGGAGGTGGCGCATACCCGCGGCCTAACCTCTCTCTCAGCGGCTTGTTCCATTACCTACAGCTGGGGAATATCGCTCTCGCAGGAAACCTTGGGTTTCTGGGTGCAGGCCCTGGCAAAAGAAGGTTATTCGCATAACACGATGATGACCGCCTGTATTCAACACATCCTTCAAAATCGGAGCTACGGCGGCTTCGGCTCAACCCAAGCCACCACGGTATGCCTACAAGCCCTGACAACATACGCCAGCGCCATGCGCACCGCACAAGAAGGCGGCGAGATTCAACTGACGGTAAACAACCAACGCGGCGGCCTCGTCGCCTATGAAAAGGACACACAAAAGAAACTCGAACTCCATGATTTCGCTCAGAACCTGACCAGCAATGGCCCACAATCCATCCGCGTTGCCTTTGACAAAACCCAACACCCCATCCCGTTTCACCTTCAATTACAATGGAGCTCGAAAACTCCGGTGTCCAGCGACCTGTGCAAAGTGGGCATCAAAACATCGCTGCTCCAAACGGCGGTGCGCGTGAATGAGACCGTGCGGATGAATGTGACGCTCACCAACAAAACACACGAGGGCCTTCCCATGACCATGGCGGTGGTGGGTATCCCCGGTGGCCTCAGTGCACAACCCTGGCAGTTGAAAGCCCTCCAAGAAAAGGGAGCGTTTGATTTCTATGAGATCATCGGCGACCGCATCGCATTTTACTATCGCGAAATGGGTCCGTCGGCCGTTCAGACCATCGCCCTTGACCTGAAGGCAGAAGTGGCGGGACGCTACACGGGCGCGGCCAACTCGGCTTATCTTTATTACAATAACGAATCGAAAGACTGGAGCAAAGGATTGACGATTGCTATCCGCTGATGCTAGATTGGGTCGGCCGACTGTGGTTTGTCGTTTACTTCGCTTCCGTAACAATGAAGCCCCAAAAAATGGTAGAATGGTTTGATAAAATGTATTGAATCTTGTATTGTTGAAGGAGAGGGAACGAGTCTCGATAGAGAACCGACCCGGCAATCCAAAGGATGTAGCTCCTCGTTATGCGCCTGATCCATCTGCTTTACATTGATCTTCATTTGCCTAAGGGACTTATTTTAAATGCATTTGTTAATTGCGTCCGGTCTCACGTAATCGTATTAGAGGATTCACTCCAAAATCAATTGCGCATCGACTCGGCCCTAACCACGGAAATAAAAAAACACATCGAAAGCAGAAGTATTGTCCCAAGCCATCTCATCGAGCAAATAATTGAACAGCATATTGATCCGACCTCTACGCAAGATACAGTGATAGTAGGCTACCCTAAATCAATTCAACAATTGGAGAGCTTCGAAAAATTTGCCCATGCAAAAGCGTTGCATATTTCAAGATGCTGGCACTTCAAGCATGCAGATTTTGATCTATTCGTGGATAAGGCGAAGCGGGCGTGGCATGCCAAGCACGGCGATGATACACTCGATCATTGGGCCAGCATCAACAGGACGACCAAAGAGGTTGGATCATTGAAATCCACTAACAAATACTTGTGGGCTGTAGTCGAACTGACCTATGAAAACTTCAACCGTGCGGCCTACATTGAAGGAGAGATCGTAAAAAATATCAATGCTTAAGCTCCACAAAAGAACCACACATTTTCATTGAATCTCTTTTCAGTAAAAAGGAATCTCAATAAAAATGACCGATCTTCTGATCCAACACATCAAACTCACCCGGAAATTTAGCTTCTAATTTAACCAACGACGCTTTCAGGTTTTTCAACCGGTCTACCAGCACATCCTTATCATAGATCGTCCCGTTATGCAGCATATCATCCAGGATCACCCAGATAAAATTAACGAGTTCAGGAATGTTCACCTGCTCATGTTCCTTTTCCAAGGTATCCATTGCCGTGAGCACCAATCGCTGCAGCCGCTCGTAGTCCTCTTCCCGGAAGGGCGCAGTGCTCAGCAACAAAAGAGATTCCACACAAGGGTTCTTTTGTTCTAAGCCCGATTCATTCGCCTCAAAGAATTCGTTTCTTAACGCCGTCTCATTGGACAAAAAGTGCGTTCTCATCTCCAGTGGCAGTGAAGACCAATCTTTCGGTTTGGTTTCTTTCAGCCGGGTAGCATATAGATTATTAAACTCCGTTAACGTCATGGGTTTGGATACGATATTGGGAAAGAAACGTAACCACTATTCTATAACGTTTGAGAGGGAACGTTAGCGGCATAAAAAAACCTGGATACTTCCATATCCAGGTTTTGCTTGTAGTAGTCCGTACGGGAATCGAACCCGTGTTACCAGAATGAAAATCTGGTGTCCTAACCCCTAGACGAACGGACCTTGTGGGTTTGTTGTTGTGAGTGTGAATTGACCTCTCGATCTGTGTGTTTCTCTCAACGTTGCCGTTAAGAGGGTGCAAATATAGATTGACGATGTTGATTTGCAAACCTGTGCAGTAAAATTTTTCTAAAACCGTATTTTATTTCGTTGGTTTTAGTGTTCAGGTAATTTATTTTTGGTCTCGAAATTTAAACCAGACAATAAAATGACTAAAGTAGGAATTAACGGATTCGGGCGCATTGGCCGCCTCGCGTTCAGGGCAGCCGTCAATCGCAAGGACATTGAGATCGTTGGCATCAATGACATTGTGGATCCGGAGTACATGGCGTACATGCTGAAGTATGACTCCACGCATGGTAAATTCGACGGTACCGTAGAAGTAAAAGACGGTAACCTGATCGTGAACGGAAAGAAGATCCGCGTAACGGCAGAGAAAGATCCCGCCAACCTCAAATGGTCTGAAGTAGGCGCCGAAATCGTTATAGAATCCACTGGATTGTTCCTCACCCAGGCCGATGGCCAAAAGCATATCACGGCCGGCGCCAAGAAAGTTGTTTTCTCGGCTCCTGCAAAAGATGACACCCCTACCTTTGTGATGGGTGTGAACCACAAGAAACTGACCGCTCAGCATACCATTGTTTCCAATGCTTCCTGCACGACCAACTGTCTGGCCCCCATTGCAAAAGTATTGAACGACAAGTTCGGTATCGCCGAAGGCCTCATGAGCACCGTGCACGCCGTGACGGCTACCCAAAAGACCGTCGATAGCCCTTCCATGAAAGACTGGAGAGGTGGCCGCGGTGCTTACCAAAACATTATCCCCTCCTCTACCGGCGCAGCCAAGGCCGTAGCCCTGGTGATCCCCGAACTGAAAGGCAAGCTCACCGGCATGTCGTTCCGCGTTCCCGTGGCCGACGTATCGGTAGTTGACCTTACGGTGAGACTGGAGAAAGCCGCTTCTTACGAAGACATCAAAAAGGCTATGAAAGACGCCTCCGAAGGCGAACTGAAAGGCATCCTCGGCTACACCGAAGACGATGTGGTATCGCAAGATTTCCTCGGCGACGCCCGCACCTCGATCTTCGATGCCAAAGCCGGTATCGCCCTGAACGATCGCTTTGTGAAAGTGGTATCGTGGTACGACAACGAGTGGGGTTATTCCAACAAGCTGATCGACCTCGTTTCTGAACTGGCCAAAGTTTAAGACCGATTTTCAAATACACGTAAAAGGCCGTCCCCAAAGGGCGGCCTTTTTCTTTGACCAACCGTTAGGTCACGTTGGGGTGGGTGAAAAATAAAGGAAGGCCGGGGTGAAGATTTTTTATCCTGAATTCGTTTATAACAGGGAACATCGACCTCCGGTGAACAATCATTACCAAATACTAGGACTCACCCAAGCCGCGGATGCCGCGCAGATTCGGGCCGCTTATAAACGGCTGGCCATGACCTATCATCCCGACCATAACCCGGGTAATCGCACAGCCGAAGAGCGGTTCAAAG carries:
- a CDS encoding DUF4365 domain-containing protein, with the protein product MERFKSTIQGLALVITIPISVSFGGSNAVKISFAYFTILAWVSENATIPVQKSFLQALSFFRYSQFFFNFISFFSPLTSMTEEQIKEALSNNYIGTLASVEGFKLTKATDTGGVDYSVSRDLVVTNAFGEKRYIQAGNYIDIQLKSTTTKRIIESVDTIQFDLEAKSYNDLIMRRDHGAAPLILVVFILPQATHDWVEVDEMNLMLRHRAYWYRPAQEERETSNRSSIRITISKQNRFLRDTWPKLYEQFFK
- a CDS encoding carboxypeptidase-like regulatory domain-containing protein, whose product is MMRIFTILLFLTCAGYAKAQLRTLSGRLVDSSENPLPGVNILIKGTAIGTTTDANGYYSIDVPVGATLVFSFIGMKTSEVVVTADNLSKPPQRIPPERKKTSTRSLSAMLFKDSTQINEPGVAVLTDETPSYSNRVSIQPDQIKSIRLFGKKYAITTFESQGTSEVAGGRLTLSVGLERVNKLPHLQTTFAQGRPENGQTIWRGPDQQEIFSWGPLMRTLEFDGSHYAFDRQGRLVTAGTGNGSAAQAYDASPIFRTGMTTSAELLLMIPALKKGMLSLDLENRTRLGVIPNTDYKRQNISIALKRFRLTSRTTIDGMVTYNHSAGTLMNRGANLATVIGSIYRTPATFDNTNGHGRSALHTTDAYQLADGTARTHAPGAVDNPYGLLSTLPDHEQQNRFFSTLTLQSSAIRKINLTSNASFEKQANTIVHGFPVGYAAYPAGRLTHRGDDETVAKAFVSPEYTSPNYAFKFSASYQLLYTQRALHREDGFDFNHQDMDLENATRSTLLQRTLSRTLQEISVGGQYRYHDFLLIKLSERNYFSSTVSAKNYTNLFPMAAISANLASPIYMGDINKLEPYVTLSRGLHEAPLLYNNWSYLSTRQSLQNYNSFFESTELFFRRGLIPEIEQKMETGLSMVLFNYFNFDFAYFNNLTSNFIAPQWVQGQFSLQNVASIRNTGATVSLSYTKPMYSSQELGWGFNLRWSSYRNVTEALNTPDAFVPLAGFASVASVLAAGKPVGAIYGTTYQRNENGQLIIDSEGYPVMDPSLKMIGNPIPDWVSSLGAHVRWRRVTLSVLVDYKKGGDAWNGTARMLDYLGRSTTTADQRNTSQFVFEGVDENGHTNTKPVDFANPNQPVEANRWVRQGWAGVGEDYIEKTSWLRLNEVTLSYSTLRTRTRRFIKEMNFALTARNLLLITPYKGVDPSSALFGYSTGAGLDLFNTPATRSYSALITLKF